The following proteins are co-located in the Castor canadensis chromosome 5, mCasCan1.hap1v2, whole genome shotgun sequence genome:
- the Smim34 gene encoding small integral membrane protein 34, with translation MDGLNGTNSTRALRLPDGTSDAWYILTIIGIYGVIFLFRLASNILGKNDKALEDVYLSTLTSELKRKGLQSKVDKWSSLTISNPAVLQSSQASLEPESENTTQGIP, from the coding sequence ATGGATGGGCTGAATGGCACCAACTCCACCAGGGCCCTACGACTGCCGGACGGGACAAGTGATGCCTGGTACATCCTCACCATCATTGGCATCTATGGAGTGATTTTCCTTTTCCGGTTGGCCAGCAATATCCTCGGGAAGAATGATAAGGCCCTGGAAGATGTTTATTTGTCAACTTTGACCTCTGAACTCAAAAGGAAAGGGCTCCAGAGCAAGGTGGACAAATGGTCTTCACTGACCATTAGCAACCCTGCTGTCCTGCAGTCCAGCCAGGCCAGCCTAGAGCCAGAGAGTGAAAACACGACTCAGGGGATCCCTTAA
- the C5H21orf140 gene encoding uncharacterized protein C21orf140 homolog, which yields MSHFANPLLKNVIIRSQFDSIKRKQCLQYLKALRALQYDGFKTVYLGETDIPESLATGADFSNGYFMQTPSWCIVHAGGSQGWVPWKYRMFLRDELCIKQDSGLFFEFCDVTKKAYGKCAIVVKERRQQDEMKPKEDKEAEAQSPVPASINLTSITCCSDVAKSYGHELLSLPSPYNYLNPLDSAWSSVKWFIINNRKEFCLQSIDSVYSYQYILFSDLINKGIERINLSKWKTLTNKVRRWENYYLGTFSTSDSSNKQ from the coding sequence ATGTCTCACTTTGCAAaccctcttttaaaaaatgtcatcatCAGAAGTCAATTTGATAGCATCAAGAGGAAGCAATGCCTACAATATCTGAAAGCCCTGAGAGCACTGCAATATGATGGATTTAAGACTGTGTATTTGGGGGAAACTGATATCCCAGAAAGTCTAGCAACAGGGGCAGATTTTAGTAATGGATATTTCATGCAGACTCCAAGTTGGTGTATTGTGCATGCTGGTGGCAGTCAGGGATGGGTGCCTTGGAAATACCGGATGTTCCTAAGAGATGAGCTATGCATCAAACAAGACAGTGGCCTCTTCTTTGAGTTCTGTGATGTGACAAAGAAGGCCTATGGAAAGTGTGCCATCGTGGTCAAAGAGAGAAGGCAGCAGGATGAGATGAAGccaaaggaagacaaagaggcTGAGGCTCAGTCTCCTGTCCCAGCAAGCATTAATTTAACAAGCATCACGTGCTGTTCAGACGTGGCCAAGTCCTATGGCCATGAGCTACTGTCACTGCCTTCCCCTTATAATTACCTAAATCCCTTAGACTCAGCCTGGTCTTCTGTGAAGTGGTTTATCATCAACAACAGGAAAGAGTTTTGTCTGCAGTCCATTGATAGTGTCTATTCTTATCAATACATACTTTTCAGTGATTTAATTAACAAAGGCATTGAAAGGATAAACCTAAGCAAGTGGAAAACACTAACTAACAAAGTACGGAGGTGGGAAAATTATTATCTTGGGACGTTTTCTACAAGCGATTCCTCCAACAAGCAGTAA